In Leptidea sinapis chromosome 40, ilLepSina1.1, whole genome shotgun sequence, one DNA window encodes the following:
- the LOC126976407 gene encoding lipase 3-like → MLFVLSLVTFAVSAQALIPNGTVPRPQLTTHQRILSDGYPAESYDVTTEDGYILEVNRIPRGRKDLNNGRPRPVVFMMHGLQGSANAYIELGPENSMAYILANYGFDVWLGNARGVERSRRHVSLDPDSILQKRKFWDFTWEEIALNDLPAMIDFILSKTGQEKLHYVGHSQGGTVFLVLNSMKPEYNEKFKSAHLLAGVGYKRFFPNRILTKAAQKVDEILFVTRALGFVELLGPGLFSDGVAPDTIDALTNEQEIQSYGLVDAILNLFKEALEELSRSKAMVGGAAVKQYAHYGQNIRDKKFRRWDYGKWGNLLKYGWVDPPQYNLRRITVDITMHYTLGDNLLHELDVIGMSLSIPNCKIRRVARRNFSHTDFVVANDSRELVTEYILNDLARRNQ, encoded by the exons ATGCTGTTTGTATTGTCCTTGGTGACATTTGCTGTTAGTGCTCAGGCACTCATACCCAATGGGACAGTTCCCAGACCCCAACTCACAaca catcAACGTATTTTAAGCGATGGGTATCCAGCAGAGTCTTACGATGTGACAACAGAGGATGGCTACATTCTGGAGGTGAACAGAATCCCTCGGGGACGGAAAGATTTAAACAACGGTCGCCCTAGGCCGGTTGTATTTATGATGCATGGCTTACAAGGCTCTGCTAATGCATACATTGAGCTTGGTCCAGAAAACAGTATGG CTTACATACTTGCAAACTATGGCTTTGATGTATGGCTAGGAAATGCTAGAGGTGTCGAGAGGTCCAGACGTCACGTGTCCCTGGATCCAGACAGTATTTTACAAAAGCGCAAATTCTGGGATTTCACATGGGAGGAAATTGCACTTAATGATCTCCCTGCTATGATTGATTTTATTCTAAGCAAGACAGGCCAAGAAAAACTTCACTACGTCGGTCACTCTCAGGGAGGCACTGTGTTCCTTGTACTCAACTCTATGAAACCCGAATATAACGAGAAATTCAAATCTGCACACTTACTGGCAGGAGTTGGCTATAAACGATTCTTCCCTAATCGGATTCTTACGAAAGCTGCTCAAAAGGTTGATGAAATCCTG TTCGTTACGAGAGCATTAGGATTCGTAGAATTACTTGGACCAGGATTATTTTCTGATGGAGTAGCTCCCGACACTATTGACGCTTTGACAAATGAACAGGAAATTCAATCATATGGATTGGTTGATGCAATCCTCAATTTATTCAAAGAAGCCTTG GAAGAATTATCACGGTCCAAGGCAATGGTGGGTGGAGCAGCAGTGAAGCAATATGCACACTACGGCCAAAATATCAGGGATAAGAAGTTCAGACGTTGGGATTATGGAAAATGGGGCAACCTTTTGAAATACGGATGGGTCGACCCACCACAATACAATCTAAGAAGGATAACCGTAGATATCACCATGCACTACACCCTAGGCGATAATCTTCTGCATGAACTTGATGTCATCGGCATGTCTTTGTCTATTCCAAACTGCAAAATCCGACGTGTTGCCAGACGTAATTTCTCGCACACAGATTTTGTAGTAGCAAACGATTCTAGAGAGCTAGTAACGGAATATATCCTGAATGACTTGGCTAGAAGGAACCAATAA